A genomic window from Gymnodinialimonas ceratoperidinii includes:
- a CDS encoding FadR/GntR family transcriptional regulator, whose product MPFQPIDAEKLSRAVVRQIEQLILRGILRPGDRLPSERELSERLSVSRPSLREAVAELQDKGLLATRAGAGIYVADVLGSAFSPALIDLLAAHEEAVFDYISFRQDLESIAAERAAVHGSDTDLKVIDTILQKMEAAHRKRNPADEAELDAEFHLAIIEASHNVILLHMMRASFNLLRQGVFFNRQQMFKNRTTRDTLLDHHRAINAAIQERDAEAAKEAVIVHLDYVKEEMDALKTSEKNEEIARLRYAHEVER is encoded by the coding sequence ATGCCATTTCAGCCAATCGATGCCGAGAAACTGTCGCGCGCCGTCGTGCGGCAGATCGAGCAACTGATCCTCCGCGGTATCCTGCGCCCCGGTGACCGCCTGCCCTCCGAGCGTGAGTTGAGCGAACGCCTGAGCGTCTCGCGACCCAGCCTGCGCGAGGCGGTGGCCGAGTTGCAGGACAAGGGGCTTCTGGCAACACGGGCCGGTGCGGGCATCTACGTCGCCGATGTTCTGGGATCGGCCTTCTCCCCTGCCCTGATCGACCTGCTGGCCGCCCATGAAGAGGCCGTCTTCGATTACATCTCGTTCCGCCAAGACCTCGAAAGCATCGCCGCCGAGCGCGCGGCGGTCCACGGCTCGGACACCGACCTGAAGGTCATCGACACGATCCTGCAGAAGATGGAAGCCGCCCACCGCAAGCGCAATCCTGCGGATGAGGCGGAGTTGGACGCCGAGTTCCACCTCGCGATCATCGAGGCGAGCCATAACGTGATCCTGCTGCACATGATGCGCGCGAGCTTCAACCTGTTGCGGCAAGGCGTGTTCTTCAACCGTCAGCAGATGTTCAAGAACCGCACGACGCGCGACACGCTGCTGGACCATCACCGCGCGATCAACGCAGCCATTCAGGAGCGGGACGCGGAAGCCGCGAAAGAGGCGGTGATCGTCCATCTCGACTACGTGAAAGAAGAAATGGACGCGCTGAAGACGTCCGAGAAGAACGAAGAGATCGCCCGCCTGCGCTACGCCCACGAGGTGGAGAGGTAA
- a CDS encoding Zn-dependent alcohol dehydrogenase gives MPKTVRAAVCHSHGAPLVIEPVTLRDPGPGEVEVTLDAVAICHSDISYMEGAWGGDLPAIYGHEAAGKVTSIGAGVALKEGDRVIVTLAKSCGQCPSCASAQPMYCGGNTPEAQVITDAEGAPVVKAMNCGAFAEAVIVDASQTAPIGDEIPSDVACLLACGVPTGMGAAINTAKVKPGDKVVVIGAGGVGLNAIQGARIAGAARIVAMDLEEKKLADALEFGATDTLPAQTEKPWKALSKILGGTLADHVFVSVGAIPAYESALRLLAPRGTAYAVGMTHNGETTPYEPVIFAATGQGIRGSFLGEIVLKRDIPWMVDLYTQGRLKLDELVSARWSLDQINEAIADTNTGQARRNVITF, from the coding sequence ATGCCCAAGACCGTCCGCGCCGCCGTTTGCCACAGCCATGGTGCGCCCCTCGTGATCGAACCCGTCACCCTGCGCGATCCCGGCCCGGGTGAGGTGGAGGTGACGCTGGACGCGGTGGCGATCTGCCATTCGGACATTTCCTACATGGAGGGCGCCTGGGGCGGCGATCTGCCCGCGATCTATGGCCATGAGGCGGCCGGAAAGGTCACGAGCATCGGCGCGGGCGTCGCGCTGAAGGAGGGGGACCGGGTGATTGTGACGCTTGCGAAATCCTGCGGCCAATGCCCCTCCTGCGCCTCGGCGCAACCGATGTATTGCGGCGGCAACACGCCCGAAGCGCAGGTCATCACCGACGCGGAAGGCGCGCCGGTGGTCAAGGCGATGAACTGCGGCGCCTTTGCAGAGGCCGTCATCGTCGACGCCAGCCAGACCGCGCCAATCGGCGACGAGATCCCCTCGGACGTGGCGTGCCTGCTGGCCTGCGGGGTGCCCACCGGGATGGGCGCCGCGATCAACACCGCCAAGGTAAAGCCCGGCGACAAGGTCGTGGTCATCGGGGCGGGCGGCGTCGGCCTGAACGCCATCCAGGGCGCGCGGATCGCGGGCGCGGCCCGGATCGTCGCCATGGATCTTGAGGAAAAGAAGCTCGCCGACGCGCTGGAATTCGGCGCCACCGATACGCTCCCTGCCCAGACCGAGAAACCCTGGAAGGCGCTGTCGAAGATCCTCGGCGGCACCCTCGCCGATCATGTCTTCGTCTCCGTGGGCGCCATCCCCGCCTATGAAAGCGCCCTGCGTCTCCTCGCGCCGCGCGGCACCGCCTATGCGGTCGGTATGACCCACAACGGCGAAACCACCCCCTACGAGCCGGTCATCTTCGCCGCGACCGGTCAGGGCATTCGCGGCTCCTTCCTCGGCGAGATCGTCCTCAAGCGCGACATCCCCTGGATGGTGGATCTCTACACCCAGGGCCGCCTGAAACTCGATGAGCTCGTCTCCGCCCGCTGGTCCCTTGACCAGATCAACGAGGCCATTGCAGACACCAACACGGGACAGGCCCGCCGCAACGTCATCACCTTCTGA
- the nth gene encoding endonuclease III, with translation MAKALPYHTIHEIFSRFRAAEAEPKGELHHVNAYTLVVAVALSAQATDAGVNRATAELFKIADTPQKMLDLGLEKVTEHIKTIGLYRNKAKNVIKLSQILVDDYGGEVPSSRAALQSLPGVGRKTANVVLNMWWGMPAQAVDTHIFRVGNRTLIAPGKDVDAVERAVEDNVPAEFQQHAHHWLILHGRYICVARKPKCGACLIRDLCVYEDKMPDPLPGKAPQ, from the coding sequence ATGGCAAAAGCGCTTCCTTATCATACGATTCACGAGATCTTCTCGCGGTTCCGCGCGGCAGAGGCCGAGCCAAAGGGCGAGTTGCACCACGTGAACGCCTATACGTTGGTCGTTGCGGTTGCGCTTTCGGCGCAGGCGACGGACGCAGGCGTGAACCGGGCGACGGCGGAGTTGTTCAAGATCGCCGACACACCGCAGAAGATGCTCGATCTCGGGCTGGAGAAGGTGACCGAGCATATCAAGACCATCGGCCTCTACCGCAACAAGGCCAAGAACGTCATCAAGCTGAGCCAAATCCTCGTCGATGACTACGGCGGCGAGGTGCCTTCTTCCCGCGCGGCGCTGCAGTCGCTGCCGGGGGTGGGGCGCAAGACCGCGAACGTGGTGCTCAACATGTGGTGGGGGATGCCCGCACAGGCGGTGGACACCCATATCTTCCGGGTCGGCAACCGCACCCTGATCGCGCCGGGCAAGGACGTCGACGCCGTGGAGCGCGCGGTCGAGGACAACGTGCCCGCCGAGTTCCAGCAACACGCGCACCATTGGCTGATCCTGCACGGGCGCTACATCTGCGTGGCGCGCAAGCCCAAATGCGGCGCTTGCCTGATCCGCGACCTCTGCGTCTACGAGGACAAGATGCCCGACCCCTTGCCCGGAAAGGCACCGCAATGA
- a CDS encoding cyclic nucleotide-binding domain-containing protein: MTELFAQLNMGTGSVTILLVGLVFKLTGFAVRDEMLLRVLVVCGFICDAAYYYFRADPIIPSVLSNLALLSINVILISAIALERTRWRMSAEDRETFALFPTLTPGQFRRLKKIITAEAAPAGAVLTREGAPVDDLMLVFAPTITITKAGESFPINGPAFVGEIAFLTGNTSSADVTLPEGGTVLRVDSAALRQRMARSPAFNNAMIALFGAELARKVANSVPMDRAPSASG; encoded by the coding sequence ATGACGGAACTTTTCGCGCAGTTGAACATGGGCACGGGCTCCGTCACGATCCTTCTGGTGGGGCTGGTGTTCAAGTTGACGGGCTTCGCCGTCCGCGATGAGATGCTTCTGCGCGTGCTGGTTGTCTGCGGCTTCATCTGCGACGCGGCCTATTATTACTTCCGCGCCGATCCGATCATCCCGTCGGTCCTGTCCAACCTCGCGCTCTTGTCGATCAACGTGATCCTGATCTCGGCCATCGCGCTGGAACGGACACGGTGGCGGATGAGCGCCGAGGACCGCGAGACCTTCGCGCTGTTCCCGACCCTGACGCCGGGACAGTTCCGGCGTCTCAAGAAGATCATCACCGCCGAGGCGGCCCCCGCCGGTGCCGTGCTGACGCGCGAGGGCGCGCCGGTGGACGACCTGATGCTGGTTTTCGCGCCGACGATCACCATCACCAAGGCCGGAGAGAGTTTCCCGATCAACGGGCCGGCCTTCGTGGGCGAAATCGCCTTTCTCACCGGGAATACCTCCAGCGCCGATGTGACCTTGCCTGAGGGCGGCACCGTGCTGCGGGTCGACAGCGCCGCCCTGCGGCAGCGCATGGCGCGCTCGCCTGCCTTCAACAACGCCATGATCGCGCTTTTCGGCGCAGAGCTCGCGCGGAAGGTGGCAAATTCAGTGCCCATGGACCGCGCCCCGTCAGCGTCGGGTTAA
- the pcaD gene encoding 3-oxoadipate enol-lactonase, producing MDILSFDDVSLHVQVDGPENGPAVVFGNSLGTDLRLWDAVVPLLPEGLRLIRFDLRGHGLSSCPPAPYGMGTLVRDAERVMEALDARDAVFVGLSIGGLIAQGLAAKRLDLVRAVVLSNTAAKIGTRAMWEDRIEALRRDGLASMADTIMARWFSRAFRESPAVSPWRRMVETCPEEGYAGCCAAIAGSDFYTTTASLRLPALVIAGDQDGATPPDLVRELAELIPGSKFELMRGAGHLPCVEDPTTYAAHLTTFLSDIGHLP from the coding sequence ATGGATATTTTGAGCTTCGATGATGTGTCCCTGCATGTGCAGGTCGATGGCCCGGAAAACGGCCCGGCAGTGGTTTTCGGCAACTCCCTCGGGACCGACTTGCGGTTGTGGGACGCGGTGGTGCCGCTGCTGCCGGAGGGGCTGCGGCTGATCCGCTTTGACCTGCGCGGGCATGGGCTTTCGAGTTGCCCGCCGGCGCCTTACGGCATGGGCACGCTGGTGCGCGACGCGGAACGGGTGATGGAAGCGCTGGACGCGCGCGACGCGGTGTTCGTCGGCCTCTCGATCGGGGGGCTGATCGCGCAGGGTCTGGCGGCGAAACGGCTTGATCTGGTGCGCGCGGTGGTGCTCTCGAACACGGCGGCCAAGATCGGCACCCGCGCCATGTGGGAGGACCGGATCGAGGCGCTGCGACGCGACGGCCTGGCCTCGATGGCGGACACCATCATGGCGCGTTGGTTCTCTCGCGCGTTCCGCGAAAGCCCGGCCGTTTCGCCATGGCGGCGGATGGTCGAGACCTGCCCCGAGGAGGGCTACGCGGGATGCTGCGCGGCCATCGCGGGCAGTGATTTCTATACGACGACCGCGTCGTTGCGCCTGCCCGCGCTCGTCATTGCGGGCGACCAGGACGGGGCGACGCCGCCGGACCTGGTGCGCGAGCTGGCCGAGCTGATCCCCGGCTCGAAGTTCGAACTGATGCGCGGCGCGGGGCATCTTCCTTGCGTGGAAGATCCCACGACCTATGCCGCCCACCTCACGACTTTCCTCAGCGATATCGGACATTTGCCATGA
- a CDS encoding mandelate racemase/muconate lactonizing enzyme family protein: MKLDSLEFFAAAPPPPGWGGRYWLILRVTTDTGITGLGEVYAAGVGPTAMQAVIEDVFTRHMQGEDPANIELMSRRAQSSGFTQRADPTVFGAFSGLEMACWDILGKARDCPVHALLGGRMNAEIRAYTYLYPEPHHDITAFWTSPEMAAESAAARVAEGYTAVKFDPAGPYTMRGGHMPALADIDLSARFCAAIRDAVGTRADLLFGTHGQFAPSGAIRLAQAIEPYDPLWYEEPIPPDNLPGLAEVAAHTSIPIATGERLTTAGEFAQALHHGARILQPALGRAGGIWEGKKIATLAAAYGAQLAPHLYAGPVEWAANVHLGVSCPNLLMVEAIETPFHDALVSGRPRVENGFVSAPDAPGLGITLNDDVARAHPYTGDRLHLEMQEAPCDWQNGNAFSGGAAD, from the coding sequence ATGAAACTCGACTCTCTCGAATTCTTCGCCGCAGCGCCTCCGCCTCCCGGCTGGGGCGGGCGCTACTGGCTGATCCTGCGCGTGACCACCGATACCGGCATCACGGGGTTGGGAGAGGTCTACGCCGCAGGGGTCGGCCCCACGGCAATGCAGGCAGTGATCGAAGACGTCTTCACCCGCCACATGCAGGGCGAAGATCCCGCGAATATCGAGCTGATGTCACGGCGTGCGCAGTCGTCGGGCTTCACGCAACGCGCCGATCCCACTGTTTTCGGGGCGTTTTCGGGGTTGGAGATGGCCTGTTGGGACATCCTCGGCAAAGCGCGGGACTGCCCCGTCCACGCGCTTCTGGGCGGGCGGATGAATGCCGAGATCCGCGCCTATACCTATCTCTATCCGGAACCCCATCACGACATCACGGCCTTCTGGACCTCACCCGAAATGGCAGCGGAATCCGCGGCTGCGCGGGTGGCGGAAGGCTATACGGCGGTCAAGTTCGATCCGGCCGGACCCTACACGATGCGCGGCGGGCACATGCCGGCGCTGGCCGATATCGACCTCTCCGCGCGGTTCTGTGCCGCGATCCGCGATGCGGTGGGAACCCGCGCCGATCTGCTCTTCGGCACCCATGGCCAGTTCGCCCCCTCCGGCGCGATCCGCTTGGCGCAGGCGATCGAGCCCTACGATCCGCTGTGGTACGAGGAACCGATCCCGCCCGACAATCTTCCGGGCCTGGCGGAGGTCGCGGCGCATACCTCGATCCCCATCGCAACCGGAGAGCGTCTGACAACCGCTGGCGAATTCGCGCAGGCCCTCCACCACGGCGCGCGGATCCTGCAGCCGGCATTGGGTCGCGCCGGGGGCATCTGGGAGGGCAAGAAGATCGCCACTCTCGCCGCCGCCTATGGCGCGCAACTGGCGCCGCATCTTTATGCCGGGCCGGTCGAATGGGCCGCGAATGTCCACCTCGGGGTGAGCTGTCCGAACCTGCTGATGGTCGAGGCGATCGAGACGCCGTTCCATGATGCCCTCGTCTCCGGACGCCCACGGGTTGAAAACGGCTTCGTCTCCGCGCCCGATGCGCCGGGTCTGGGGATCACCCTGAACGATGACGTGGCGCGGGCGCATCCCTACACCGGTGACCGGCTGCACCTCGAGATGCAGGAAGCGCCCTGCGATTGGCAGAACGGCAATGCCTTCAGCGGGGGAGCGGCAGACTAG
- a CDS encoding RidA family protein: MSRQNISSGSYLEPQIGFSRAVRIGNTVAIGGTAPIAAEGGTDCVGDVYGQTKRCLEIALAALSSAGGTAQDVIRTRIILTDIRTYKDAARAHAEVFTDIRPVTTVMEVSAFVDPDWLVEIELDAILKDQK; encoded by the coding sequence ATGAGCCGTCAGAACATCTCCTCCGGCTCCTACCTCGAGCCGCAGATCGGCTTTTCGCGCGCCGTCCGCATTGGCAATACCGTGGCCATCGGGGGCACCGCTCCGATTGCGGCGGAAGGCGGCACGGATTGCGTGGGCGATGTCTACGGTCAGACCAAACGCTGCCTCGAGATTGCGCTTGCGGCGCTGAGCTCGGCCGGAGGCACCGCTCAGGACGTGATCCGCACCCGCATCATCCTCACCGATATCCGCACCTACAAGGACGCGGCCCGCGCCCACGCCGAGGTGTTCACTGACATTCGCCCCGTCACCACGGTGATGGAAGTCTCTGCATTCGTTGATCCTGACTGGCTGGTCGAGATCGAACTCGACGCTATTCTTAAGGACCAGAAATGA
- a CDS encoding adenosine kinase, which produces MTQTYDLVGIGNAIVDVISHGDDSFLDNMGIQKGIMQLIERERAEILYGAMTDRVQAPGGSVANTVAGAGTLGLRTAFLGKVKADALGKFYADGMTSDGIDFPNPPAEGDVPPTSRSMIFVSPDGERSMNTYLGAGADFDEGDVDASVAGDTRYLFLEGYLYDKDEGKRAFTAAARACHKGGGKTGISLSDPFCVDRHRDDFRRLITEEMDITLGNQEEWLSLYQTDDIDAALSQGAAVCETVVCTRSGDPVILIRNGERVEVPVTRVTPVDATGAGDQFAAGFLYGVATGQTLETAGKMGVAAAAEVIAHVGPRPKRSLRDVFAEHGLI; this is translated from the coding sequence ATGACCCAGACCTACGACCTCGTCGGCATCGGCAACGCGATTGTCGATGTCATTTCCCACGGTGATGACAGCTTTCTGGATAACATGGGCATCCAGAAGGGCATCATGCAGCTGATCGAGCGCGAGCGCGCCGAGATCCTCTACGGCGCGATGACCGACAGGGTGCAGGCACCGGGCGGGTCAGTTGCAAATACTGTCGCGGGGGCCGGAACGCTTGGGTTGCGGACGGCCTTTCTCGGCAAGGTGAAAGCGGATGCCCTCGGCAAATTCTACGCCGATGGCATGACGTCGGACGGGATCGATTTTCCCAACCCGCCTGCGGAGGGGGACGTGCCGCCGACCTCGCGCTCGATGATCTTCGTCTCGCCCGATGGCGAGCGGTCGATGAACACCTATCTCGGCGCGGGCGCGGATTTCGACGAGGGCGACGTGGACGCCAGCGTCGCGGGCGATACGCGCTACCTGTTCCTTGAAGGCTACCTCTACGACAAGGACGAGGGCAAACGCGCCTTCACGGCTGCCGCGCGCGCTTGCCACAAGGGCGGCGGCAAGACCGGCATCTCGCTGTCCGATCCATTCTGCGTCGATCGTCACCGCGACGATTTCCGCCGCCTGATCACCGAGGAAATGGACATCACCCTCGGCAATCAGGAGGAGTGGCTGTCGCTCTACCAGACCGACGACATCGACGCGGCGCTGAGCCAGGGGGCGGCGGTCTGCGAAACCGTTGTCTGCACGCGCTCGGGCGATCCGGTGATCCTGATCCGCAATGGTGAGCGTGTCGAAGTGCCGGTGACGCGGGTCACGCCGGTGGATGCGACAGGCGCGGGCGACCAGTTTGCCGCCGGTTTCCTTTACGGCGTCGCCACCGGCCAAACGCTTGAAACGGCCGGGAAAATGGGCGTGGCGGCCGCGGCCGAAGTCATCGCCCATGTGGGCCCGCGCCCGAAGCGGTCGTTGCGCGACGTCTTCGCCGAGCATGGTCTGATCTGA
- a CDS encoding methylated-DNA--[protein]-cysteine S-methyltransferase gives MPNDHDPSGSYHFHVMRRALDLIDANPHQSLEDLASSLGMSPAHFQRTFSNWVGVSPKRYQQYLTLDHARRLLADRFTVLDTVGETGLTSGGRLHDLFLRWEAMSPGTYASGGAGLTIRWGWFDSPFGPALVMATEKGICGIGFAAETGPDHAMADLRSRWPKAEYVEDTEALRPMADAAFQGAGDLQLSLIGAPFQIKVWEALLAIPTGHVTTYSEIAGAIGKPRAVRAVGTAVGRNPISWLIPCHRALRKSGGLGGYHWGLPVKRAMLAWEAAATEEGAA, from the coding sequence ATGCCCAATGATCACGACCCATCCGGCAGCTACCACTTTCACGTTATGCGGCGGGCTTTGGACCTGATCGATGCCAACCCGCATCAAAGCCTCGAAGATCTCGCCTCATCCCTCGGGATGAGCCCGGCCCATTTCCAGCGCACTTTCAGCAATTGGGTCGGCGTCAGCCCGAAGCGCTATCAGCAATACCTGACGTTGGACCACGCCCGGCGCCTGTTGGCGGATCGGTTCACCGTGCTTGATACCGTGGGCGAGACCGGGTTGACCTCGGGCGGGCGGTTGCACGACCTGTTCCTGCGGTGGGAGGCGATGAGCCCCGGCACCTACGCGAGCGGCGGCGCGGGGCTGACGATCCGGTGGGGGTGGTTTGACAGCCCCTTCGGCCCGGCGCTTGTCATGGCGACGGAGAAAGGCATCTGCGGCATCGGCTTCGCGGCGGAAACCGGCCCCGATCACGCCATGGCGGACCTGCGCTCGCGCTGGCCCAAGGCAGAATACGTCGAGGATACCGAGGCGCTGCGCCCGATGGCGGATGCGGCATTCCAAGGCGCGGGCGATTTGCAGCTGTCGCTGATCGGCGCACCGTTTCAGATCAAGGTGTGGGAGGCGCTGCTGGCGATCCCCACCGGCCACGTCACCACCTATTCCGAGATCGCCGGCGCCATCGGCAAGCCCCGTGCCGTGCGTGCGGTGGGCACCGCCGTGGGCCGCAACCCGATCTCGTGGCTGATCCCCTGCCACCGCGCCCTGCGCAAATCCGGCGGGCTCGGCGGCTACCATTGGGGCCTGCCCGTGAAGCGCGCCATGCTCGCGTGGGAGGCCGCCGCGACCGAGGAAGGCGCGGCCTGA
- a CDS encoding CHASE2 domain-containing protein encodes MSRMTVVLGIAVTAVMVALTAFPTPIAERARDAVFDGYQRTMPRAYDPAAPVHIVDIDEAALDAYGQWPWPRSYMAELTDRLFDHGAAAVGFDVLFPEPDRTSPELIVESWSRFSEGPALALPALGIEPHDTRFANAIRDRPVVLSVAGGLDGSMPEAVAGFAVTGTTPTTLTTYPGAITNLPELTAAARGIGTISLGRNADGITRSVPMVSDFGGVLIPSLSAELLRVAQGAGGHVLKTSEASGEVSGGTVAATAMQVGALAFPLEADGRFRLYYAGYQPERVTPVSALLEADGIDPALQDRLAGRIILVGSSAQGLFDIRTTPLDAQIAGVTLHAEIIEQIVSGAFLMRPDWMRGLEILIVALTGILLTALIRLERPLLGLGAALVLGGGSVAGGIAAFSLWGVLFNPVTALLTAVLVYIPGTTLGYLAKERARRSIRERFARFLPPPLIAEIEKNPAAALTPEGAERDLTVMFVDMRGFSTLTEGMPPDRVVTLVNTFLSAVAETLVDHGATIDKFMGDAVMAFWNAPIERPDHAVAALGALSAINDAAEEANFLLTSQGLPRVKLGVGLNTGPASVGLMGSRDRLSYTCIGDSVTLAARLEGLTRIYGTRNCVGPNTVAECPPHLQAVALDLIAVKGFANAVEVFTVLPCMTPGLEKFAKALAEARARFVARDWEAAETAMMQVAAIKVPTCNTRLLAQVYLDRITAYKQIPPPEGWQGEYVALSKR; translated from the coding sequence ATGTCTCGGATGACGGTGGTGCTTGGGATTGCGGTTACGGCCGTGATGGTCGCCTTGACGGCCTTCCCGACGCCCATCGCCGAACGCGCCCGCGACGCCGTGTTCGACGGCTACCAACGCACCATGCCGCGCGCCTATGACCCTGCCGCGCCGGTCCATATCGTCGATATCGACGAGGCCGCGCTGGATGCCTATGGTCAATGGCCGTGGCCGCGCAGCTACATGGCGGAACTGACGGACCGCCTGTTCGATCACGGCGCCGCGGCCGTGGGTTTCGACGTGCTGTTCCCCGAGCCGGACCGGACCTCGCCCGAGTTGATCGTCGAGTCCTGGTCGCGGTTCTCGGAAGGCCCGGCACTCGCACTGCCCGCCTTGGGCATCGAGCCCCATGACACGCGGTTTGCCAATGCGATCCGCGACCGGCCTGTCGTCCTCTCCGTGGCGGGCGGCTTGGATGGCTCGATGCCCGAGGCCGTGGCGGGATTTGCCGTCACCGGCACCACGCCGACCACGCTGACGACCTATCCCGGCGCGATCACCAACCTGCCGGAATTGACGGCAGCGGCGCGGGGGATCGGCACGATTTCCCTTGGCCGCAACGCCGATGGCATCACCCGCAGCGTGCCCATGGTGTCGGACTTCGGCGGTGTGTTGATCCCGTCGCTTTCGGCCGAATTGCTCAGGGTCGCGCAAGGGGCGGGGGGGCATGTGCTGAAGACGTCGGAGGCATCGGGTGAAGTATCGGGCGGGACCGTTGCCGCCACCGCCATGCAGGTCGGCGCATTGGCATTCCCGCTGGAGGCCGACGGACGCTTCCGGCTCTACTACGCGGGCTACCAGCCCGAGCGCGTGACCCCGGTGAGCGCGCTGTTGGAGGCCGATGGCATCGATCCGGCGCTGCAGGACAGGCTGGCGGGGCGCATCATCCTCGTCGGGTCCTCGGCGCAGGGCCTCTTCGATATCCGGACCACGCCCCTCGACGCACAGATCGCGGGCGTGACGCTCCATGCCGAGATCATCGAGCAGATCGTCTCGGGCGCGTTCCTGATGCGGCCCGACTGGATGCGCGGGCTGGAGATCCTGATCGTCGCGCTCACCGGCATTCTCCTGACGGCGCTCATCCGCCTCGAGCGGCCTCTGCTCGGCCTTGGCGCAGCGTTGGTGCTCGGCGGCGGGTCGGTGGCCGGAGGAATCGCGGCATTCTCGCTTTGGGGGGTGTTGTTCAATCCGGTGACGGCGCTGCTCACGGCGGTGCTGGTCTATATCCCCGGGACGACGCTCGGCTACCTCGCGAAGGAGCGGGCGCGGCGCTCGATCCGGGAGCGTTTTGCGCGCTTTCTGCCGCCGCCTCTGATAGCCGAGATCGAGAAGAACCCCGCCGCCGCCCTGACGCCGGAAGGCGCGGAGCGTGACCTGACGGTGATGTTCGTCGACATGCGCGGCTTTTCGACATTGACCGAAGGGATGCCGCCGGATCGCGTCGTGACCCTCGTCAACACCTTCCTCAGCGCGGTGGCCGAGACCTTGGTCGACCACGGCGCGACCATCGACAAGTTCATGGGGGACGCGGTGATGGCGTTCTGGAACGCGCCGATCGAGCGCCCGGACCACGCGGTCGCAGCACTCGGCGCGCTCAGTGCCATCAATGACGCGGCGGAGGAGGCGAATTTCCTGCTGACCTCACAGGGGTTGCCGCGGGTCAAGCTCGGCGTGGGGTTGAACACCGGACCGGCCTCGGTCGGGCTGATGGGCTCGCGCGACAGGCTGTCCTATACCTGCATCGGCGACAGCGTGACCCTCGCCGCGCGGTTGGAGGGGCTGACGCGGATTTACGGCACGCGCAACTGCGTCGGCCCGAACACGGTGGCGGAATGTCCGCCGCATCTGCAAGCCGTGGCGCTCGACCTGATCGCGGTGAAGGGCTTTGCCAATGCCGTCGAGGTTTTCACCGTGCTGCCGTGCATGACGCCGGGGCTGGAGAAGTTCGCGAAGGCGCTGGCTGAGGCGCGCGCGCGGTTCGTGGCTCGCGATTGGGAAGCGGCAGAGACGGCGATGATGCAGGTGGCGGCGATCAAGGTTCCGACCTGCAACACCCGGCTGCTGGCGCAGGTCTACCTCGACCGGATCACGGCCTATAAACAAATCCCCCCGCCAGAGGGCTGGCAGGGGGAATATGTCGCGCTGTCAAAGCGGTAG
- a CDS encoding OmpA family protein: MQRFIKPTILATVSAVALSACVGNTVPPSNTPQNRTLDGAVIGGLLGGFIGATSDDENQGRNAVLGAAAGAAAGGLIGNALDRQAQDLRGAIVNDRIRIENTGSQLVVTMPEGILFDVDSAAIRASLQADLRALARNLNQYPNTDVEVVGHTDNTGSASYNQDLSTRRAQGVAGVLLEAGVAPFRVRAYGRGESDPVATNLNAAGRQQNRRVEVIIRPR; this comes from the coding sequence ATGCAACGATTTATCAAACCTACCATTCTGGCGACGGTCAGCGCCGTCGCGCTCTCGGCTTGCGTCGGCAACACCGTGCCTCCGAGCAACACGCCGCAGAACCGCACCCTCGACGGTGCCGTGATCGGCGGTCTTCTGGGTGGCTTCATCGGCGCGACTTCCGATGACGAGAACCAGGGCCGCAACGCCGTTCTGGGCGCCGCCGCCGGCGCGGCCGCGGGCGGCCTCATCGGCAACGCGCTCGACCGTCAGGCGCAGGACCTGCGCGGCGCGATCGTGAATGATCGCATCCGGATCGAGAACACCGGCTCGCAGCTGGTCGTGACCATGCCCGAAGGCATCCTGTTCGACGTGGACAGCGCCGCCATTCGCGCCAGCCTGCAAGCGGACCTGCGCGCCCTCGCGCGCAACCTCAACCAGTATCCGAACACCGACGTGGAAGTGGTGGGTCACACCGACAACACCGGTTCGGCCTCCTACAACCAGGACCTCTCGACCCGCCGTGCGCAAGGTGTGGCCGGCGTCCTGCTGGAAGCAGGCGTCGCACCGTTCCGCGTGCGCGCCTACGGGCGTGGCGAAAGCGACCCGGTGGCGACCAACCTGAACGCCGCAGGGCGTCAGCAGAACCGCCGCGTCGAGGTCATCATCCGCCCGCGCTAA